Below is a window of Humulus lupulus chromosome 2, drHumLupu1.1, whole genome shotgun sequence DNA.
ATATCAACAGACATGCCTGACAAAAGAGCATAAAGTAATCATGCTTTTTCAAGATTTACAATAGTCACATAACTACTAGGTGTCAGATTCGCACAGAAAGAAATTCAACCAAATTATTTTCTCTCAGTTTAACAAATTAAAGGGAGAACATATTCTAGCTGTCCCATTAAAAGTCTATTGACTCCCAGCTAGAGTCGAAGCAAACAAAATTAAATCCTAGATACTCTCCTCacgaaaattattttttaaatcctGATAAGCATTATTGTCACGTGTGGCAACCTAAAGAAATCATTAATGGTCCTTCTATCAAAAGAAATAGTTTCCCCCCTAACGTTTGCTTCCCAAGTATAATCATCGCCATAGGCATTGGCATAGAATTCCTGAACAATTGGTATGACAACATGAATAGTCGGGGAACAAATATACTTCCAATGATGGACGTTAATAACATTGACATACTCCTCAGGGATAGTAAACTTTCCCTCAGAAATTGTTGCAAACCCCCTTTCTGAATCAATGCCCAATGCAATTGAAGTTTTATATGCTCAATAAACATTCAATGGAACATTGATTTCAACTTAATTTCATCAATTTATCTCAATGAACAAAAACCCCAATTTCATGCCATTGAAATTACACAATGCAAAATTTTCcataattttaatgaaattcaacaAAATAGATGATAAAAATTCACAAGCATCACAATAATGCCATAAATTTTATTTCAATTTCATCATTGGAAGAAAAATTTGAAACCCCCCAAATTCTAAGTCTAAAATCCCTCAAACTTGTTCAATGCTCATACCTTCAACAAATCTCCAAAAAAATTCAATACCCAAGGTAAATAGAGAAAATTATCAACAATAACCACAAGAAATCTGAAAATTATACCAGGATATCATCAAGAATCATCAACAATTTCGGATGTTAGCCACTAAGCTCAACAACATTTCAAAGGAGATATAAAAATAGAAAAGAACACTTACAATGTAGAAGGAAGATCAACAAGAGTAGACTCAAAGAAGATTGAGTGAGGAAAACATACAAATACCTTCACTACACTCGGaaccaagggagagagagaggatAAAATCGGAGAAAATTAGaagaactatttttttttaaagaaaattgaaaaaaaaaaaacattttttttagtGTTTAAAAACACTCTAACAAGGCCGGTGCGGTCACGTATAGGGTAGCGCGATCGCGCTACTCTCTCCAATTATCCATTTTCAATGTCGCCTGGCGCGGTCGTGATGCATGCGTCAATGGGCCTGGGGCTCTGTGAGCGTGACCGCGGCAAGCTCATCACAGTTGCGGTACATCCCAGAAATGGACCTTCTTTGAgcttttttttattcattttttcatgatttttttaacGATTTTCACGGTAAAAAAACTACAAAATCAATCCcaaaacttaaaaactaaaactaaaacctaagaaacaaaattaaaaatgatTTTCCAATAAAATTCATATTTAcaaactaaaacataaataaataaatgaatgagaTGCCTCCCAATGGCGCTGTCTTTAACGTCATTTAGTCGGACGCTGAAattcttattaaatttaactcAGATCAAGTCCACCCCTCAAGTCCTTGAGAGCCTTAGTGTCATTAGTGGACGCTCGTTTCATGATATTGCAAATTGGTGGAACTTTCCACTGTTCATGTAACAATTAAACTTTCCCACTAACAAAACGTTTCAAACGATTACGAACTATTCGACTAACAACTTGAGCAATCGCCTCTCTCTTGGTAACTTCCACCTTACTACCACCTCATATTATCACATCCACTCTATAACTAGTTGGTATTTCAGTTGCCACAAAAACTTTATATGTTACCTCGTCTTGTTGCACGAGCAACTTTAACTCCCCTttttttgtacatcaattagcCCCTTTCTGGTAGCTAAAAATGGCCTCCCAATAATAATTGGGATGTTCGCATCCTCCTCAATGTGTAGAATAAGAAAATCTATAGGGAAGATGAATTTTTCCACCTTTACTaaaacatcctcaataataccccTAGGATGTTTGACCAAGCGATCCGCCATTGGAAGTGTCATAGTAGTTGGTCTCACTTCCCCTAATTTCAATTTTTGATAGAtagatagaggcattagattcacacttgcccctaaaTTAAAGAGTACTTTCTTGAAAACCACATTCCCTATAGTACAAAGAATGGTGAAACTACCTGGATCTTTAAGCTTGGAAGGTAGCTTCTTTTGGAGTATTGTGTTGCACACCTTAGTAAGTGCCACTATCTCATGGTCCTCTAGTTTCCTTTTCTTCGACACCTTAGTGTGAAGCTTttgaaaaatatctaaaaacTTGGAAAACTGCTTGTCACACTTATTCATTTGAAAcctctgaggatatgggatcTTGATGTGGTGATCAATACTTGTTTCTAGTTGCTTCTTCTCAAGCTTCTCATTAACCTTTGACCCACTCACTTTATTCTCCTTGTCAAACACTTTTTCTATAGAAATCACTTTTTGTGTGGGTTCATCTGTTACCTTTTTGCTTCTCAAAGAGATTGCATTGCACTGATCTTTTGGGTTTACTTCAGTAGTGCTAGGCAGATTTATTTGAGCCCTATTTTTTATCAAAGTAGCCAATTTTCCAGTTTGAGTCTCTAAACTTCTAATAGATGCCCTTGTTTCGCTCATAAATTGATTCAATACACCAAGTTGTGCTTTAGGTTGCTTCATGGGAAGTGGTTATGCTGGTCTAGCCTATGGTTGATAGAATCTAGGAGGAGGCTATTGGAAAGATTGTTGGGGCTGTGGGAAAGGTTGATAATTTTGTAGAAAAGATTGATGTGCTCCTTGTTTATTTTTCCATGAAAAGTTAGGATGGTTCCTCCACCCTTGGTTGTAGGTCATGGAATATGCGTTATTGACCAGCCTTTGGAAATTTTCTATAGCTTGAACTTGTTCCATAGGTAAATTGTTTAAATCTATTGTAGGGCACTGATTAGGTGAATGAGCCATCCCACACATTTCACACACACTTTGTAATTGCATGGCTTGAGCTACGAGGTTGTTCTGTTGCAGCTGCTTCGTCAAGGATGCCACTTGAACTGTAAGCATTGCGATGGCATCTAATTCAATCAT
It encodes the following:
- the LOC133814698 gene encoding uncharacterized protein LOC133814698, which translates into the protein MKQPKAQLGVLNQFMSETRASIRSLETQTGKLATLIKNRAQINLPSTTEVNPKDQCNAISLRSKKVTDEPTQKVISIEKVFDKENKVSGSKVNEKLEKKQLETSIDHHIKIPYPQRFQMNKCDKQFSKFLDIFQKLHTKVSKKRKLEDHEIVALTKVCNTILQKKLPSKLKDPGMSVDIGRIIALQIHSALFTQNVGLYFPSLITSLCQKAGVEFDETKELLTHLIYDIVQIKKKKIVGSASVASAGGTSSQARPRHTCPSSLEERKSRLELNF